The Coffea arabica cultivar ET-39 chromosome 1e, Coffea Arabica ET-39 HiFi, whole genome shotgun sequence genome has a window encoding:
- the LOC113734218 gene encoding uncharacterized protein isoform X3 — MCFRIFTRPDISSSPANKSFQSNQKPPATSHQQTNPSFFAGGISNSDKDPISEMDPGSDDDEDAIVIGAATSVLATGYAAFEVYKTPVVIPKPPHVNRERAREDYMDSILYGSSSYCIDQIRMDQTTFFQLLNTLTIRGLLQPTIHMSVREQLLMFLQIVGYNLRFRVVGGYLYRSTETIHRYFSIVLDAILKLYPDLIQLPNGATPREIRNSRRYYPWFADCVGAIDGTHVVASVPLEIQGKFRGRKGYPTQNVLAAISFDLKFSYVLAGWEGSAHDSRVLEDALTRPRGLQVLQDKYYLVDTGYGIRNGFIPPYSGVRYHLKEYDDNPPQNEKELFNLRHSSLRTTIERGFGVLKKRFKVVDNDPFWDFKTQVDVILACCIIHNHIMGIAPNDMFMEEVIQEEQSETPNVLTEQASYTQPYQTQSER; from the exons ATGTGTTTCCGCATATTCACAAGACC CGACATCTCCTCATCTCCGGCAAATAAAAGCTTTCAGTCCAACCAAAAGCCTCCGGCGACATCTCATCAGCAAACAAATCCCTCCTTCTTCGCAGGCGGCATCTCCAACTCCGACAAAGACCCAATTTCGGAG ATGGATCCCGGtagtgatgatgatgaggatgcTATTGTAATTGGTGCTGCCACTTCAGTCCTAGCAACAGGATATGCAGCTTTTGAAGTCTATAAAACTCCAGTTGTTATACCTAAACCACCTCATGTTAATAGGGAGCGAGCTAGAGAGGATTACATGGATAGCATATTATATGGAAGTAGTTCGTATTGTATAGACCAAATTAGAATGGACCAAACTACATTTTTCCAATTACTAAATACTCTCACCATTAGAGGATTATTACAACCTACCATTCATATGTCAGTAAGAGAGCAATTGTTAATGTTTCTGCAAATAGTTGGCTATAATTTGAGGTTTCGAGTGGTTGGGGGGTACTTGTATAGGTCAACTGAAACCATACACCGCTATTTTTCCATTGTACTTGATGCCATATTGAAACTATATCCAGATTTAATACAATTGCCAAATGGTGCGACTCCACGAGAGATCCGTAATAGTCGAAGATACTACCCCTGGTTTGCT GATTGTGTAGGGGCTATAGATGGGACACATGTTGTTGCAAGTGTACCCCTTGAAATTCAAGGaaaatttcgaggtcgaaaggGTTACCCAACTCAAAATGTGTTAGCTGCTATTTCTTTCGACCTCAAGTTTTCATACGTGCTTGCTGGTTGGGAAGGATCGGCACACGATTCTCGTGTTCTTGAAGATGCTCTTACAAGACCAAGGGGTCTACAAGTACTGCAAG acaAGTACTATCTTGTAGATACTGGATATGGCATTCGCAACGGTTTCATTCCTCCTTATTCTGGAGTTCGATATCACCTAAAGGAGTATGATGACAATCCCCCTCAAAATGAAAAAGAGCTTTTCAATCTTCGTCACTCCTCATTGCGAACAACCATCGAACGAGGCTTTGGTGTTTTAAAGAAACGATTTAAGGTGGTGGATAATGATCCTTTTTGGGATTTTAAAACCCAAGTAGATGTGATTCTGGCATGTTGTATCATACATAATCACATTATGGGTATAGCTCCAAATGACATGTTCATGGAAGAGGTCATTCAAGAGGAACAATCTGAAACTCCAAATGTTCTGACTGAACAAGCATCTTACACACAGCCTTATCAAACACAAAGTGAGAGATGA
- the LOC113734218 gene encoding uncharacterized protein isoform X1: MKTTSSSVFVKLFSFLKSSLLFRSDISSSPANKSFQSNQKPPATSHQQTNPSFFAGGISNSDKDPISEMDPGSDDDEDAIVIGAATSVLATGYAAFEVYKTPVVIPKPPHVNRERAREDYMDSILYGSSSYCIDQIRMDQTTFFQLLNTLTIRGLLQPTIHMSVREQLLMFLQIVGYNLRFRVVGGYLYRSTETIHRYFSIVLDAILKLYPDLIQLPNGATPREIRNSRRYYPWFADCVGAIDGTHVVASVPLEIQGKFRGRKGYPTQNVLAAISFDLKFSYVLAGWEGSAHDSRVLEDALTRPRGLQVLQDKYYLVDTGYGIRNGFIPPYSGVRYHLKEYDDNPPQNEKELFNLRHSSLRTTIERGFGVLKKRFKVVDNDPFWDFKTQVDVILACCIIHNHIMGIAPNDMFMEEVIQEEQSETPNVLTEQASYTQPYQTQSER, from the exons ATGAAAACAACTTCCTCATCTGTCTTTGTGAAGTTATTTTCCTTCCTGAAAAGCAGTCTTCTTTTTCGCAGCGACATCTCCTCATCTCCGGCAAATAAAAGCTTTCAGTCCAACCAAAAGCCTCCGGCGACATCTCATCAGCAAACAAATCCCTCCTTCTTCGCAGGCGGCATCTCCAACTCCGACAAAGACCCAATTTCGGAG ATGGATCCCGGtagtgatgatgatgaggatgcTATTGTAATTGGTGCTGCCACTTCAGTCCTAGCAACAGGATATGCAGCTTTTGAAGTCTATAAAACTCCAGTTGTTATACCTAAACCACCTCATGTTAATAGGGAGCGAGCTAGAGAGGATTACATGGATAGCATATTATATGGAAGTAGTTCGTATTGTATAGACCAAATTAGAATGGACCAAACTACATTTTTCCAATTACTAAATACTCTCACCATTAGAGGATTATTACAACCTACCATTCATATGTCAGTAAGAGAGCAATTGTTAATGTTTCTGCAAATAGTTGGCTATAATTTGAGGTTTCGAGTGGTTGGGGGGTACTTGTATAGGTCAACTGAAACCATACACCGCTATTTTTCCATTGTACTTGATGCCATATTGAAACTATATCCAGATTTAATACAATTGCCAAATGGTGCGACTCCACGAGAGATCCGTAATAGTCGAAGATACTACCCCTGGTTTGCT GATTGTGTAGGGGCTATAGATGGGACACATGTTGTTGCAAGTGTACCCCTTGAAATTCAAGGaaaatttcgaggtcgaaaggGTTACCCAACTCAAAATGTGTTAGCTGCTATTTCTTTCGACCTCAAGTTTTCATACGTGCTTGCTGGTTGGGAAGGATCGGCACACGATTCTCGTGTTCTTGAAGATGCTCTTACAAGACCAAGGGGTCTACAAGTACTGCAAG acaAGTACTATCTTGTAGATACTGGATATGGCATTCGCAACGGTTTCATTCCTCCTTATTCTGGAGTTCGATATCACCTAAAGGAGTATGATGACAATCCCCCTCAAAATGAAAAAGAGCTTTTCAATCTTCGTCACTCCTCATTGCGAACAACCATCGAACGAGGCTTTGGTGTTTTAAAGAAACGATTTAAGGTGGTGGATAATGATCCTTTTTGGGATTTTAAAACCCAAGTAGATGTGATTCTGGCATGTTGTATCATACATAATCACATTATGGGTATAGCTCCAAATGACATGTTCATGGAAGAGGTCATTCAAGAGGAACAATCTGAAACTCCAAATGTTCTGACTGAACAAGCATCTTACACACAGCCTTATCAAACACAAAGTGAGAGATGA
- the LOC113734218 gene encoding uncharacterized protein isoform X2, whose translation MKTTSSSVFVKLFSFLKSSLLFRSDISSSPANKSFQSNQKPPATSHQQTNPSFFAGGISNSDKDPISEMDPGSDDDEDAIVIGAATSVLATGYAAFEVYKTPVVIPKPPHVNRERAREDYMDSILYGSSSYCIDQIRMDQTTFFQLLNTLTIRGLLQPTIHMSVREQLLMFLQIVGYNLRFRVVGGYLYRSTETIHRYFSIVLDAILKLYPDLIQLPNGATPREIRNSRRYYPWFADCVGAIDGTHVVASVPLEIQGKFRGRKGYPTQNVLAAISFDLKFSYVLAGWEGSAHDSRVLEDALTRPRGLQVLQDTGYGIRNGFIPPYSGVRYHLKEYDDNPPQNEKELFNLRHSSLRTTIERGFGVLKKRFKVVDNDPFWDFKTQVDVILACCIIHNHIMGIAPNDMFMEEVIQEEQSETPNVLTEQASYTQPYQTQSER comes from the exons ATGAAAACAACTTCCTCATCTGTCTTTGTGAAGTTATTTTCCTTCCTGAAAAGCAGTCTTCTTTTTCGCAGCGACATCTCCTCATCTCCGGCAAATAAAAGCTTTCAGTCCAACCAAAAGCCTCCGGCGACATCTCATCAGCAAACAAATCCCTCCTTCTTCGCAGGCGGCATCTCCAACTCCGACAAAGACCCAATTTCGGAG ATGGATCCCGGtagtgatgatgatgaggatgcTATTGTAATTGGTGCTGCCACTTCAGTCCTAGCAACAGGATATGCAGCTTTTGAAGTCTATAAAACTCCAGTTGTTATACCTAAACCACCTCATGTTAATAGGGAGCGAGCTAGAGAGGATTACATGGATAGCATATTATATGGAAGTAGTTCGTATTGTATAGACCAAATTAGAATGGACCAAACTACATTTTTCCAATTACTAAATACTCTCACCATTAGAGGATTATTACAACCTACCATTCATATGTCAGTAAGAGAGCAATTGTTAATGTTTCTGCAAATAGTTGGCTATAATTTGAGGTTTCGAGTGGTTGGGGGGTACTTGTATAGGTCAACTGAAACCATACACCGCTATTTTTCCATTGTACTTGATGCCATATTGAAACTATATCCAGATTTAATACAATTGCCAAATGGTGCGACTCCACGAGAGATCCGTAATAGTCGAAGATACTACCCCTGGTTTGCT GATTGTGTAGGGGCTATAGATGGGACACATGTTGTTGCAAGTGTACCCCTTGAAATTCAAGGaaaatttcgaggtcgaaaggGTTACCCAACTCAAAATGTGTTAGCTGCTATTTCTTTCGACCTCAAGTTTTCATACGTGCTTGCTGGTTGGGAAGGATCGGCACACGATTCTCGTGTTCTTGAAGATGCTCTTACAAGACCAAGGGGTCTACAAGTACTGCAAG ATACTGGATATGGCATTCGCAACGGTTTCATTCCTCCTTATTCTGGAGTTCGATATCACCTAAAGGAGTATGATGACAATCCCCCTCAAAATGAAAAAGAGCTTTTCAATCTTCGTCACTCCTCATTGCGAACAACCATCGAACGAGGCTTTGGTGTTTTAAAGAAACGATTTAAGGTGGTGGATAATGATCCTTTTTGGGATTTTAAAACCCAAGTAGATGTGATTCTGGCATGTTGTATCATACATAATCACATTATGGGTATAGCTCCAAATGACATGTTCATGGAAGAGGTCATTCAAGAGGAACAATCTGAAACTCCAAATGTTCTGACTGAACAAGCATCTTACACACAGCCTTATCAAACACAAAGTGAGAGATGA
- the LOC113734218 gene encoding uncharacterized protein isoform X5 has product MGHCRCVSAYSQDPTSPHLRQIKAFSPTKSLRRHLISKQIPPSSQAASPTPTKTQFRSVDKKLLETQDHQTAADITVSIQFEMGKKGEKQFRWSRPMERLMLEILADEVKLGNRPNNSFKSSSFTRVVDAMKDKFGVTCSVDHVENHLRTVRSSWSTIVKIREKSGFGWDDTLKMITASPSVYHAYIQKNPGHDKYIQNKIELYDEMAVVVGKDLATGSFAKSFVDVNLETPFVPKTSVETSEETSVEQKDVTSARSSEVRATSSGTKQHCKRNRSNEDIAKMSQQLGEVAAALNKISANKLDVNQLHEEIMNIEGYSEEFLDLVFEHLVQNEKLGKAYMAKSQRLRLISLERFKKDWGVE; this is encoded by the exons ATGGGTCATTGCAGATGTGTTTCCGCATATTCACAAGACC CGACATCTCCTCATCTCCGGCAAATAAAAGCTTTCAGTCCAACCAAAAGCCTCCGGCGACATCTCATCAGCAAACAAATCCCTCCTTCTTCGCAGGCGGCATCTCCAACTCCGACAAAGACCCAATTTCGGAG TGTTGACAAGAAGCTCTTAGAAACACAGGATCATCAAACCGCAGCAGACATAACAGTTTCAATTCAGTTTGAG ATGGGCAAGAAGGGAGAGAAACAGTTTAGGTGGTCAAGACCTATGGAGCGTTTGATGCTTGAGATTCTTGCCGATGAGGTGAAACTTGGGAATAGGCCTAACAATAGCTTTAAATCAAGTTCATTTACACGTGTGGTAGATGCCATGAAAGATAAGTTTGGGGTTACGTGCTCGGTAGACCATGTGGAAAATCATCTAAGAACAGTGCGATCATCTTGGTCCACCATAGTAAAAATTCGTGAAAAAAGTGGATTTGGCTGGGATGATACTTTGAAGATGATAACGGCCAGTCCTAGTGTGTATCATGCCTATATCCAG AAAAATCCAGGTCATGACAAGTATATCCAGAATAAAATCGAGTTGTATGATGAAATGGCTGTTGTGGTTGGGAAAGATCTGGCCACCGGGTCTTTTGCAAAATCATTTGTCGATGTGAATTTGGAAACTCCATTTGTTCCTAAGACAAGTGTGGAGACAAGTGAAGAGACAAGTGTAGAACAAAAGGATGTGACTAGTGCAAGATCCTCAGAAGTGAGAGCAACATCATCGGGAACCAAACAACATTGTAAAAGAAATCGCAGCAATGAAGACATTGCAAAGATGTCTCAACAACTTGGAGAAGTGGCAGCTGCTTTGAACAAAATTAGTGCAAACAAGcttgatgtcaaccaactacATGAAGAGATTATGAATATAGAAGGCTATAGCGAAGAATTTCTGGACTTGGTATTCGAGCATTTGGTGCAAAATGAGAAGCTAGGAAAAGCATATATGGCGAAGAGTCAAAGACTTCGTTTAATTTCTCTCGAGAGGTTCAAGAAAGATTGGGGCGTCGAATAA
- the LOC113734218 gene encoding uncharacterized protein isoform X6, with amino-acid sequence MKTTSSSVFVKLFSFLKSSLLFRSDISSSPANKSFQSNQKPPATSHQQTNPSFFAGGISNSDKDPISEMGKKGEKQFRWSRPMERLMLEILADEVKLGNRPNNSFKSSSFTRVVDAMKDKFGVTCSVDHVENHLRTVRSSWSTIVKIREKSGFGWDDTLKMITASPSVYHAYIQKNPGHDKYIQNKIELYDEMAVVVGKDLATGSFAKSFVDVNLETPFVPKTSVETSEETSVEQKDVTSARSSEVRATSSGTKQHCKRNRSNEDIAKMSQQLGEVAAALNKISANKLDVNQLHEEIMNIEGYSEEFLDLVFEHLVQNEKLGKAYMAKSQRLRLISLERFKKDWGVE; translated from the exons ATGAAAACAACTTCCTCATCTGTCTTTGTGAAGTTATTTTCCTTCCTGAAAAGCAGTCTTCTTTTTCGCAGCGACATCTCCTCATCTCCGGCAAATAAAAGCTTTCAGTCCAACCAAAAGCCTCCGGCGACATCTCATCAGCAAACAAATCCCTCCTTCTTCGCAGGCGGCATCTCCAACTCCGACAAAGACCCAATTTCGGAG ATGGGCAAGAAGGGAGAGAAACAGTTTAGGTGGTCAAGACCTATGGAGCGTTTGATGCTTGAGATTCTTGCCGATGAGGTGAAACTTGGGAATAGGCCTAACAATAGCTTTAAATCAAGTTCATTTACACGTGTGGTAGATGCCATGAAAGATAAGTTTGGGGTTACGTGCTCGGTAGACCATGTGGAAAATCATCTAAGAACAGTGCGATCATCTTGGTCCACCATAGTAAAAATTCGTGAAAAAAGTGGATTTGGCTGGGATGATACTTTGAAGATGATAACGGCCAGTCCTAGTGTGTATCATGCCTATATCCAG AAAAATCCAGGTCATGACAAGTATATCCAGAATAAAATCGAGTTGTATGATGAAATGGCTGTTGTGGTTGGGAAAGATCTGGCCACCGGGTCTTTTGCAAAATCATTTGTCGATGTGAATTTGGAAACTCCATTTGTTCCTAAGACAAGTGTGGAGACAAGTGAAGAGACAAGTGTAGAACAAAAGGATGTGACTAGTGCAAGATCCTCAGAAGTGAGAGCAACATCATCGGGAACCAAACAACATTGTAAAAGAAATCGCAGCAATGAAGACATTGCAAAGATGTCTCAACAACTTGGAGAAGTGGCAGCTGCTTTGAACAAAATTAGTGCAAACAAGcttgatgtcaaccaactacATGAAGAGATTATGAATATAGAAGGCTATAGCGAAGAATTTCTGGACTTGGTATTCGAGCATTTGGTGCAAAATGAGAAGCTAGGAAAAGCATATATGGCGAAGAGTCAAAGACTTCGTTTAATTTCTCTCGAGAGGTTCAAGAAAGATTGGGGCGTCGAATAA
- the LOC113734218 gene encoding uncharacterized protein isoform X4 produces MDPGSDDDEDAIVIGAATSVLATGYAAFEVYKTPVVIPKPPHVNRERAREDYMDSILYGSSSYCIDQIRMDQTTFFQLLNTLTIRGLLQPTIHMSVREQLLMFLQIVGYNLRFRVVGGYLYRSTETIHRYFSIVLDAILKLYPDLIQLPNGATPREIRNSRRYYPWFADCVGAIDGTHVVASVPLEIQGKFRGRKGYPTQNVLAAISFDLKFSYVLAGWEGSAHDSRVLEDALTRPRGLQVLQDKYYLVDTGYGIRNGFIPPYSGVRYHLKEYDDNPPQNEKELFNLRHSSLRTTIERGFGVLKKRFKVVDNDPFWDFKTQVDVILACCIIHNHIMGIAPNDMFMEEVIQEEQSETPNVLTEQASYTQPYQTQSER; encoded by the exons ATGGATCCCGGtagtgatgatgatgaggatgcTATTGTAATTGGTGCTGCCACTTCAGTCCTAGCAACAGGATATGCAGCTTTTGAAGTCTATAAAACTCCAGTTGTTATACCTAAACCACCTCATGTTAATAGGGAGCGAGCTAGAGAGGATTACATGGATAGCATATTATATGGAAGTAGTTCGTATTGTATAGACCAAATTAGAATGGACCAAACTACATTTTTCCAATTACTAAATACTCTCACCATTAGAGGATTATTACAACCTACCATTCATATGTCAGTAAGAGAGCAATTGTTAATGTTTCTGCAAATAGTTGGCTATAATTTGAGGTTTCGAGTGGTTGGGGGGTACTTGTATAGGTCAACTGAAACCATACACCGCTATTTTTCCATTGTACTTGATGCCATATTGAAACTATATCCAGATTTAATACAATTGCCAAATGGTGCGACTCCACGAGAGATCCGTAATAGTCGAAGATACTACCCCTGGTTTGCT GATTGTGTAGGGGCTATAGATGGGACACATGTTGTTGCAAGTGTACCCCTTGAAATTCAAGGaaaatttcgaggtcgaaaggGTTACCCAACTCAAAATGTGTTAGCTGCTATTTCTTTCGACCTCAAGTTTTCATACGTGCTTGCTGGTTGGGAAGGATCGGCACACGATTCTCGTGTTCTTGAAGATGCTCTTACAAGACCAAGGGGTCTACAAGTACTGCAAG acaAGTACTATCTTGTAGATACTGGATATGGCATTCGCAACGGTTTCATTCCTCCTTATTCTGGAGTTCGATATCACCTAAAGGAGTATGATGACAATCCCCCTCAAAATGAAAAAGAGCTTTTCAATCTTCGTCACTCCTCATTGCGAACAACCATCGAACGAGGCTTTGGTGTTTTAAAGAAACGATTTAAGGTGGTGGATAATGATCCTTTTTGGGATTTTAAAACCCAAGTAGATGTGATTCTGGCATGTTGTATCATACATAATCACATTATGGGTATAGCTCCAAATGACATGTTCATGGAAGAGGTCATTCAAGAGGAACAATCTGAAACTCCAAATGTTCTGACTGAACAAGCATCTTACACACAGCCTTATCAAACACAAAGTGAGAGATGA
- the LOC113734211 gene encoding protein SLOW WALKER 1-like — protein sequence MAIMAEEDERRSTTAKTFPVRPKLKPTSNNSTPTAESKYWRSFKTPKDLQLPALVASITSISFAPTPPHDFALTHSATVTIFSSQTLEPKATISSAFSDTATSASFRSDSRLLAAGDLSGSVHVFDVKSRNPLRRLRGHSRPVRLVRYPRVDKLHLFSGGDDAVVKYWDVTTETQLFNLLGHKDYVRCGDASPVSDDMFISGSYDHTVRVWDVRASTSGSVMEISHGKPVEDVIYLPSGGIVATAGGNTVKIWDLIGGGRLLHTMESHNKTVTSLCVGKIGREGGEEAQQYRILTVSLDGYMKVFDYAKYKITHSMRFPNPLLSVGFSPDCSTRVIGTSNGTLYVGRRKVKEESAGEQALVDFAGLAVADDVPKRRALRPSYFRYFHRGQSEKPSETDYLIMRPKKVKLAEHDKLLKKFRHKEALVAALNRKNPENVVAVMEELVARKKLLRCVSNLDFEELELLLLFLQRYSTMPRYASFLMGLASKVVDMRTEDIRSSNELRGHIRNLKRDLEEEMRVQQSLQEIEGIISPLLRIAARR from the coding sequence ATGGCAATAATGGCCGAAGAAGATGAAAGGAGAAGCACTACGGCCAAAACCTTCCCAGTCAGGCCAAAGCTGAAACCCACCTCTAATAATTCCACCCCGACTGCAGAATCCAAATACTGGCGCTCTTTCAAAACTCCAAAAGACCTCCAACTTCCAGCCCTAGTAGCCTCCATAACCTCCATTTCTTTTGCTCCCACACCCCCTCATGACTTCGCCCTCACCCACTCCGCCACCGTCACTATCTTCTCCTCCCAAACTCTCGAGCCCAAGGCCACAATATCCTCCGCCTTCTCCGACACCGCCACCTCCGCCTCCTTCCGCTCCGACTCTCGGCTCCTCGCCGCTGGTGACCTCTCTGGATCTGTACACGTCTTCGATGTTAAGTCCCGTAATCCACTCCGTCGCCTCCGTGGCCACTCCCGGCCTGTCCGCCTGGTCCGCTACCCCCGGGTCGACAAGCTCCACCTCTTCTCCGGTGGCGATGATGCCGTTGTAAAGTACTGGGACGTCACCACTGAAACCCAACTTTTCAATCTATTAGGCCACAAAGACTACGTCCGGTGTGGCGACGCCTCTCCGGTGAGCGACGATATGTTTATATCGGGATCTTATGACCACACAGTTCGGGTCTGGGATGTACGGGCCTCAACTTCGGGTTCTGTCATGGAAATTAGTCACGGTAAACCCGTGGAAGATGTAATTTACCTTCCATCTGGCGGGATAGTTGCCACTGCTGGCGGGAATACCGTGAAAATATGGGATTTAATCGGAGGTGGGCGATTACTCCATACAATGGAGAGTCACAACAAGACTGTTACATCGCTTTGTGTGGGGAAGATTGGGAGGGAGGGTGGGGAGGAGGCACAACAATATAGAATTTTGACCGTTTCATTGGATGGGTATATGAAGGTGTTTGATTATGCAAAGTACAAGATCACTCATTCGATGAGGTTTCCGAACCCTTTATTGTCTGTTGGGTTCTCACCGGATTGTTCGACGAGGGTGATTGGGACTTCCAATGGGACATTGTATGTTGGAAGGAGGAAAGTGAAGGAGGAGAGTGCAGGGGAGCAGGCATTAGTGGATTTTGCAGGATTGGCCGTCGCGGATGATGTGCCCAAGAGACGGGCACTAAGGCCGTCATATTTCAGGTACTTCCACAGGGGCCAGAGTGAGAAGCCTAGTGAgactgattacttgattatgagACCAAAGAAGGTGAAGTTGGCGGAGCATGATAAGCTGTTGAAGAAGTTCAGGCATAAGGAAGCGCTGGTGGCTGCTCTGAATCGGAAGAACCCAGAGAATGTGGTGGCCGTCATGGAGGAATTAGTGGCGAGGAAAAAGTTGCTGAGATGTGTTTCAAATTTGGACTTTGAGGAGCTTGAGCTGTTGTTGCTGTTTCTGCAGAGGTACTCTACCATGCCGAGGTATGCATCATTTTTGATGGGGCTGGCAAGTAAAGTTGTTGACATGAGAACCGAAGACATTAGATCATCTAATGAATTAAGAGGGCACATTAGAAATCTCAAGCGAGATCTTGAGGAAGAGATGAGAGTACAGCAGTCTTTGCAAGAAATAGAGGGTATAATCTCTCCTTTACTAAGAATTGCTGCCAGACGATGA